The following coding sequences are from one Dehalococcoidia bacterium window:
- a CDS encoding GNAT family N-acetyltransferase gives MNGATIAIEPFTGADRAGCAAVLAALPQWFGFPSVNEGYIAALGRLPAWVARRQDAIVGFIALEPRTAVSAEILVLAVAPELHRGGIGSALVAQAEAWLRRQRYGFVFLPTLGPSEPDEGYVRTRAFYAAHGFAPLFESTAFWGETQPALVLVKPLA, from the coding sequence ATGAACGGCGCCACGATCGCGATCGAGCCCTTCACGGGGGCCGACCGCGCGGGCTGCGCCGCGGTACTCGCAGCGCTGCCGCAGTGGTTCGGCTTTCCCAGCGTGAACGAAGGATACATCGCGGCACTGGGTCGCCTGCCGGCCTGGGTGGCGCGGCGTCAGGATGCAATCGTCGGCTTCATCGCGCTTGAGCCGCGGACGGCGGTTTCAGCGGAGATCCTGGTGCTGGCCGTGGCGCCGGAGCTGCACCGCGGCGGCATCGGCAGCGCCCTCGTGGCGCAGGCGGAGGCGTGGCTGCGCCGGCAGAGATACGGCTTTGTCTTTCTGCCGACGCTTGGCCCGAGCGAGCCGGACGAAGGCTATGTGCGCACGCGCGCCTTTTACGCGGCTCATGGCTTCGCACCGCTGTTCGAAAGCACGGCGTTTTGGGGTGAGACGCAGCCGGCGCTGGTGCTGGTCAAGCCCCTGGCTTGA
- a CDS encoding NAD(P)/FAD-dependent oxidoreductase: MIVIVGGGLAGLTAARVLFRERAPFLLLEREQALGGRVRTDVTPEGFRLDRGFQMLFTRYPAVRRHLDLQQLGLCPLSPGAVIFGPGGEREELADPFRVPAKVWKTLRSPVLSLADKGRIALEAADLRLRIAEGIWTDRDTTTHAYLHQRGFSEAAIERVFRPIFGGIFLDHSLNTSSNAFRFAFKMLAEGYGAVPALGMGEIARQLAAPLPPASMRLGAAVTALLREGGRVAGVRTGGETHAADAVILAVDSPTAAAFSGAALPTAGNGVTTLYFAGAEPLTDEPRLLLNADPEGTINAAVQISNVAPQYAPAGEHLLSVTMLGNRDEPDDDLEAKARTELSGWFGNDPVSHQRLLSLSRIAFGQFPQPAGFAEHLPPVRGEPGLYHGGEYTRAASINGAIEAGEAAARAALEDLGSTPARRA, translated from the coding sequence ATGATCGTAATCGTCGGCGGCGGGCTGGCAGGCTTGACGGCGGCGCGCGTGCTCTTCCGCGAGCGTGCCCCGTTTCTACTTCTTGAACGCGAACAGGCCCTGGGCGGCCGCGTGCGCACCGATGTCACGCCCGAGGGCTTCCGGCTCGACCGCGGCTTTCAGATGCTGTTCACCCGCTATCCGGCCGTGCGCCGCCACCTCGACTTGCAGCAACTCGGCCTCTGCCCGCTTAGCCCCGGCGCCGTCATCTTCGGCCCCGGCGGCGAGCGTGAGGAACTGGCCGACCCGTTTCGTGTGCCGGCGAAAGTCTGGAAAACGCTGCGCTCGCCCGTGCTTTCGCTGGCAGACAAGGGCCGTATCGCCCTGGAGGCCGCCGATCTGCGTCTGCGAATCGCCGAGGGTATCTGGACGGATCGCGACACCACCACTCACGCCTACCTGCACCAGCGCGGCTTCTCCGAAGCGGCGATCGAGCGCGTGTTTCGCCCCATCTTCGGCGGCATCTTTTTGGACCACTCGCTCAACACCAGCTCGAACGCCTTCCGCTTCGCCTTCAAAATGCTGGCCGAAGGCTACGGCGCCGTGCCGGCGCTCGGCATGGGTGAGATCGCCCGGCAGCTCGCGGCGCCGCTGCCGCCCGCGAGCATGCGCCTCGGCGCCGCCGTCACGGCCCTGCTGCGAGAGGGCGGGCGAGTCGCCGGCGTGCGCACGGGCGGCGAGACGCATGCCGCGGATGCCGTGATTCTGGCCGTAGACAGCCCTACCGCCGCAGCGTTCTCCGGCGCGGCGCTGCCCACGGCCGGCAACGGCGTCACCACCCTGTATTTCGCCGGCGCAGAGCCCCTGACCGACGAGCCGCGGCTGCTGCTGAACGCCGACCCCGAGGGCACGATCAACGCGGCGGTGCAAATCAGCAATGTGGCGCCGCAGTACGCGCCGGCCGGCGAGCACTTGCTGTCGGTCACGATGCTGGGCAACCGCGACGAGCCAGATGACGACCTTGAGGCGAAGGCCCGCACGGAGCTTTCCGGCTGGTTCGGCAATGACCCCGTCTCGCACCAGCGTTTGCTCTCCTTGTCGCGCATCGCCTTCGGCCAGTTTCCCCAGCCCGCGGGCTTCGCCGAGCACCTGCCGCCCGTGCGCGGTGAACCCGGCCTCTATCACGGCGGCGAATATACCCGCGCCGCCAGCATCAACGGCGCGATTGAAGCCGGCGAGGCGGCGGCGCGGGCGGCGCTGGAAGACCTCGGCTCGACGCCGGCGCGGCGCGCCTGA
- a CDS encoding arylamine N-acetyltransferase, producing MNAAWPSDATTPSPAWIARYLRLLGVPQEPPSLPALRRLTRAHLLAVPFANTTALRRRRAHLGRPAPPPDPEALLTTWEQEQLGGVCFDVSLMVNRLLGGLGYRARQVMGKISFAGSHQCVQVALDGERFLVDVGNGAPFFEPIPAHEETEVRVGGLAYRFRPGDEPETCWQDRGIDGAWQPFCCYDLGPPDLAVRESAYQRHHTPGLSWVVDSLTLVRCAPDQVLSLRDDELTRYTPAGKQRVPVTDYTRVVREDFGLPRFPVAEGVQSWRELRAVRGG from the coding sequence ATGAACGCTGCCTGGCCCTCGGACGCAACCACCCCGTCGCCCGCGTGGATCGCGCGCTATCTGCGCCTGCTCGGCGTCCCGCAAGAGCCGCCGTCGCTTCCCGCCCTGCGACGGCTGACGCGCGCCCATCTGCTGGCGGTGCCCTTCGCGAACACCACCGCGCTGCGCCGCCGCCGCGCCCATCTCGGCCGTCCGGCGCCGCCGCCCGATCCGGAGGCGCTGCTGACGACCTGGGAGCAGGAGCAGCTCGGCGGCGTCTGCTTCGACGTGTCGCTGATGGTGAACCGCTTGCTGGGAGGCCTCGGCTACCGGGCGCGGCAGGTGATGGGCAAGATCTCCTTTGCCGGCTCGCACCAGTGCGTGCAGGTGGCGCTGGACGGCGAGCGCTTCCTCGTCGACGTCGGCAACGGCGCGCCCTTCTTCGAGCCGATCCCGGCGCACGAAGAGACGGAGGTGCGCGTCGGCGGCCTTGCCTACCGCTTCCGCCCAGGCGACGAACCAGAAACCTGCTGGCAGGACCGCGGCATCGACGGAGCGTGGCAGCCGTTCTGCTGCTACGACCTCGGCCCGCCTGACCTGGCCGTGCGCGAGTCGGCCTATCAACGGCACCACACGCCGGGCTTGAGCTGGGTGGTGGACAGCCTGACGCTGGTCCGCTGCGCGCCGGACCAGGTGCTCTCGCTGCGGGACGACGAGCTGACGCGCTACACCCCCGCTGGCAAGCAGCGCGTGCCGGTAACCGACTACACGCGCGTCGTGCGCGAGGATTTCGGCCTGCCGCGATTTCCGGTCGCTGAGGGTGTGCAGTCCTGGCGCGAGCTGCGCGCCGTGCGGGGCGGGTAG